The following proteins are encoded in a genomic region of Cercospora beticola chromosome 8, complete sequence:
- the 60S_3 gene encoding 60S ribosomal protein uL15: MPTRLTKTRKHRGHVSAGHGRVGKHRKHPGGRGLAGGQHHHRTNMDKYHPGYFGKVGMRYFHKLQNQFWKPVINLDKLWSLVPQEQREKALAGGKSDTAPVLDLLPLGYSKVLGKGRIPEVPLIVRARYFSKDAERKIKEAGGVVQLVA; this comes from the exons atgccTACCCGTCTCACCAAGACCCGCAAGCA CCGCGGTCACGTCTCTGCCGGTCACGGTCGTGTCGGCAAGCACCGAAAGCACCCAGGTGGTCGTGGTCTTGCTGGTGgtcagcaccaccaccgtaCCAACATGGATAAATACCATCCTGG TTACTTCGGTAAGGTTGGTATGCGATACTTCCACAAGCTCCAGAACCAGTTCTGGAAGCCTGTGATCAACCTCGACAAG CTCTGGTCGCTCGTCCCACAAGAGCAGCGCGAGAAGGCTCTTGCTGGCGGCAAGTCCGACACTGCCCCAgtcctcgacctcctccCTCTCGGCTACAGCAAGGTCCTCGGAAAGGGTCGCATCCCAGAGGTCCCACTCATCGTCCGCGCTCGTTACTTCTCCAAGGACGCCGagcgcaagatcaaggaggcTGGTGGTGTTGTCCAGCTCGTCGCATAA